In Ancalomicrobiaceae bacterium S20, the following proteins share a genomic window:
- a CDS encoding glycine zipper 2TM domain-containing protein, translated as MKSNFAVVIGFAAVLAGCADAGPKQSLGTVTGALAGGLIGSQFGGGSGKVLAAGAGAALGALLGGDIGRNLDDRDRELAAQAEYDALEAGPAGSARQWRGPSGHTGSITPGPAYAVNQYTCRDYTHTIYIDGKPQTARGTACRQPDGTWRPLS; from the coding sequence ATGAAGTCGAATTTCGCCGTCGTCATCGGTTTCGCGGCGGTTCTCGCCGGTTGCGCCGACGCCGGGCCGAAGCAGAGCCTCGGTACCGTCACCGGCGCGCTCGCCGGCGGCCTGATCGGCAGCCAGTTCGGGGGCGGTTCGGGCAAGGTCCTGGCCGCCGGCGCCGGTGCGGCGCTCGGCGCCCTTCTCGGCGGCGACATCGGTCGCAACCTCGATGATCGGGATCGCGAACTGGCCGCTCAGGCCGAATACGATGCGCTCGAGGCCGGCCCGGCCGGCAGCGCGCGGCAGTGGCGCGGTCCGTCGGGCCACACCGGCTCGATCACGCCGGGCCCGGCCTACGCGGTGAACCAGTACACCTGCCGCGACTATACGCACACGATCTACATCGACGGCAAGCCGCAGACTGCGCGGGGCACGGCCTGCCGCCAGCCGGACGGCACCTGGCGGCCGCT